From the Pangasianodon hypophthalmus isolate fPanHyp1 chromosome 17, fPanHyp1.pri, whole genome shotgun sequence genome, one window contains:
- the ier3ip1 gene encoding immediate early response 3-interacting protein 1, whose product MAFTLYSLIQAAILFTNAIAVLHEERFLSKIGWGADQGIGGFGDEPGIKAQLLNLIRSVRTVMRVPLIIVNAVCIVLLLLFG is encoded by the exons ATGGCGTTTACGTTGTACTCCCTGATTCAGGCTGCGATTTTATTTACGAATGCCATTGCTGTGTTGCACGAAGaaaggtttctcagtaaaa TTGGTTGGGGGGCAGATCAAGGCATCGGCGGCTTTGGAGATGAACCAGGAATCAAAGCTCAACTTCTAAACCTTATCCGATCTGTCAGGACAGTCATGAGAG TGCCTTTGATCATAGTAAATGCAGTGTGCATTGTGTTATTATTGCTGTTTGGATGA